From Zavarzinella sp., one genomic window encodes:
- a CDS encoding beta-ketoacyl synthase N-terminal-like domain-containing protein, translating to MQHHEPIAIVGMAGRFAGARNLNEYWQNILQAKDCSSEPPSGRWVLDPARAHHPELAYPDRVYSTRGYYMPPLTTMELSSHINGVPVEELDPVFHLAWYLTQKALNQVSMQGVNRDRCGIVFGNIALPTAKAAQFTANFVSNRAAISSLRSRDVLSWNCEPACNPIAFAAADLGFGLGGYAIDAACASSLYAIKLACDELQSGQADLMIAGGQNQADSLYNQMGFSQLRALSRTGKCSPFDARGDGLLVGDGGAAFVLKRLSDAEKNGNTIIGVIRGIGLSNDIEGNLLSPASEGQLRAMRQAYEVSELDPESIQMFECHATGTPTGDATEFHSLQRLLGPSANDVVIGSVKSSVGHLLTGAGAASLAKALLAINHQQYPPTANFLQRAEHLSNQRSNLRVLTKPQPWVSETPRLVGVNAFGFGGINAHLIVEEYRQAPAVNYVAPLISTDEPIVVTGTASVRYSQKDEIAFPLGIFRIPPTELAEMLPQQTILLQALHMTVGTRDLSGPRTGIFVGAKLDINTTNFHVRWALEQLENERFRDIHPPLTANRTMGVSQRGIQSHCTTSACGWAILYNLCRK from the coding sequence ATGCAGCACCATGAACCAATTGCCATCGTGGGAATGGCTGGCCGTTTTGCAGGTGCCAGAAATCTGAACGAGTACTGGCAGAATATTCTTCAGGCGAAAGATTGCTCCAGCGAACCCCCTTCTGGACGCTGGGTTCTGGATCCAGCTCGGGCACATCATCCAGAGCTTGCCTATCCAGATCGGGTGTATTCCACTCGTGGCTATTACATGCCCCCACTCACAACAATGGAGTTGTCAAGTCACATCAATGGTGTACCAGTAGAAGAACTGGATCCAGTTTTTCATTTGGCATGGTACCTCACACAGAAAGCATTGAATCAGGTTTCAATGCAAGGGGTCAATCGTGATCGCTGTGGAATTGTTTTCGGCAATATTGCGTTGCCCACGGCAAAAGCAGCACAATTTACAGCAAATTTTGTTAGCAATCGCGCTGCGATTTCAAGCTTGCGGTCCAGGGATGTGTTGTCCTGGAATTGTGAGCCAGCGTGTAATCCGATCGCCTTTGCTGCAGCAGACTTAGGCTTTGGGTTGGGTGGTTATGCTATTGATGCTGCCTGTGCATCATCACTTTATGCCATCAAATTGGCCTGCGACGAACTCCAAAGTGGTCAGGCAGATCTAATGATTGCTGGTGGCCAGAATCAGGCAGATTCCTTGTACAACCAAATGGGGTTCAGCCAGTTGCGAGCACTTTCCCGTACAGGAAAGTGTTCGCCATTTGATGCTCGCGGCGATGGCTTACTAGTTGGTGATGGTGGGGCTGCATTCGTTTTGAAGCGTCTTTCTGATGCAGAAAAAAACGGCAATACGATTATTGGCGTGATTCGTGGAATTGGCTTGTCAAACGACATAGAAGGGAATTTACTTTCGCCAGCTTCTGAAGGGCAATTGCGGGCAATGCGGCAGGCATACGAAGTTTCTGAATTGGACCCAGAAAGTATTCAAATGTTTGAGTGTCATGCCACGGGAACACCAACTGGAGATGCAACTGAGTTTCACAGTTTACAGCGACTACTTGGCCCATCTGCGAATGATGTGGTGATTGGTTCGGTAAAATCGAGCGTCGGCCACCTGCTGACGGGTGCAGGGGCAGCTAGTCTCGCAAAAGCACTGCTCGCAATCAATCATCAGCAGTACCCACCTACGGCGAATTTTCTACAGAGAGCAGAACATCTTTCAAATCAAAGGAGTAACCTTCGTGTGCTGACCAAACCGCAACCATGGGTTTCCGAAACTCCACGTTTGGTAGGCGTGAATGCTTTTGGCTTTGGGGGCATAAATGCTCATCTGATTGTTGAAGAATATCGTCAGGCACCTGCAGTTAACTACGTAGCTCCTCTGATTTCGACTGATGAACCAATCGTTGTTACTGGAACAGCCTCGGTAAGATACAGCCAGAAAGATGAAATTGCTTTTCCTTTGGGTATTTTTCGAATCCCACCGACTGAATTGGCAGAGATGCTGCCACAACAGACGATTCTGTTGCAGGCTTTGCACATGACAGTGGGTACGAGGGACCTCTCCGGGCCTCGCACTGGCATTTTTGTGGGTGCGAAGCTGGATATCAATACCACCAATTTTCATGTCCGGTGGGCACTGGAACAACTCGAGAACGAACGATTCCGTGATATTCATCCTCCGCTGACAGCCAACCGCACGATGGGCGTTAGCCAGCGTGGCATCCAGTCGCATTGCACGACATCTGCGTGCGGGTGGGCCATCCTATACAATCTGTGCCGGAAATGA
- a CDS encoding SDR family oxidoreductase yields the protein MAEGAVPLAIVGIGCIFPRAHGTVRYWSHIKNGVDAVGPVPATHWQPEDYFDGDPKAPDMTYAKRGAFLEPVDFSPQEFGISPNDIEAIDTSQLLGLLAARKALDDAGYNAEREFDRSKVSVILGVTGTLELVIPLGARLGHPKWRKSLQEAGVDESTAQDVIDRIADSYVPWQENSFPGLLGNVVAGRIANRLNLHGTNCVVDAACASSLSAIHMAAMELSLGKADVAVTGGIDTFNDIFMYMCFSKTPALSKTGDAKPFDENGDGTILGEGLGVVVLKRLADAERDGDRVYAVIKGIGTSSDGKGNAVYAPTSEGQMRCLQDAYRTANVSPASIELIEAHGTGTRVGDSVEATALTEVFRNATDRLGFCALGSVKSMIGHTKAAAGVAGLIKVALALYHKVLPPTIKVTRPVSVLNQESPFYLNTQARPWITQGGQPRVAGMSAFGFGGSNFHAVLTEHQTAKQAPDWDGQIQILPFSANSRGELLTQLDQLAAEQDYQRIYLRAKELRTRFRSDLPHRLVVILSIDSNLVQTVAKTKQLLANQSDTTKLWLIKEGIFYSNCSPIGKLGVLFPGQGSQYPAMLRDLACTFPCWIEELSRLEAKWNNPDRMVDAIYPRQNWSREDRDIQVEKLKGTLFAQPSLGVMAWSSWRTLTDFGVQSDQFLGHSYGEVVALCAAGRLSEENLYRVSLARANAMAKATAEIQGAMCAVHSSVEVVEENVAEFVPQVVIANYNSPNQVVVSGTVAGIAQLETKLQRQKIRFSRLPVATAFHSALVAPAAEVFRRNLEEIAITPGSATVYANETAMPYHQDGGEAIELLARQLAKPVRFSACIERMYEAGVRTFLEVGPNSVLSKLTTQILANRPDCQVVALDGSQGKNPPLWDLASCLSQLAALGYSVDLTKWQESYQPEVTTQQGYTVKICGANYTKPRPKRPPVASKEVAQTKPLVVEKVIMNNPSSSHLPHQTAGPAPAVVAESTLQLFQKMQEDTARLHKQFLDHQQAVLATFQALVSGVPPAINVQPIQHSNAPVQVRSEISAPAAISPPPPRPVAEPIASPTPAPKLVPPPEPVKAAPSSSVIGDIQTILLSVVAEKTGYPTEMLDLDMHLDADLGIDSIKRVEILSAFQERVPDAPPVQPDQLGTLQTLRDVMNVLQTAVLPVNQGIDPTSTSSKQAPKAVVSTTNMQQVLLSVVAEKTGYPTEMLELSMHLDADLGIDSIKRVEILSAFQERVPNAPAVQPEQLGALQTLQDVLSVLQANEMAPEQNMNGVHISPTPGVGEDYLQILLDVVADKTGYPVEMLQWEMHLDADLGIDSIKRVEILSAFQERVPTSKAVEPEQLGSLQTLQDVANVLKGQIADSGQPHELNGGPPLPFGKPLADQSIGERENKHADQFGNSPVNLNQLVAGLQVLEPKCQPFDPGLERGRVSLPRGATVVVVCNDESIAQSISQILAEQGFQTICLDWQQLDSLEPNDSIAGLVLVAPSQSVPQINLLGFQWLQRCAGCLKGSAKQSGAFFACITTLGGQFGFKHLSNTDVEHGGLLGIVKTAAHEFSNVNCKAIDVDPTVLQSNIRQIIEELFCFGPIELGITEDGLVHVVETPLVLPASVPPAKLPHGATIIVTGGGRGVTTEAIFPMACTVRPRLILLGRTELDSTEPAWLQELTDDASIKKALIQHSPTRPTPREIEKQCTRILNQRTIRQNIARLAEVCTSVEYIAIDVCNRADIQKVVRQIQHQHGEVAGIVHGAGILHDRKIEDLTTEQFQAVYTTKVDGLQALLGAIDPTKLRLLILFSSSTARYGRTGQIAYAASNEVLNKISQRTAQTLPHCRTVAVNWGPWAGGMVNEGLAKLFASEGIGLISYSQGGAVLLAASSLPDFPAELVVIAEPNDAKDKPQKRTLTLDWQRSPILQSHVLNDVAVVPLAMQLNWLMQQTQQFSAAPVLIENFQVLKPIQVSPAHETLVELEMQPAALQHGAIRSYSATIFCGKQLFSRAQLHVGIAQPAESVSRYKPDRPTPSINEVYSGILFHGKGLQVISEIGSLSQFGAEAIATNPFHETTFAVNDNNRIFAIDAALQLVIIWTAKYLGAPSLPYSIGKFRHLTTSSDVQSWHIRLEITHRSATSVRSNIDILDPEGMLLMQLYQVEHVLNANLQEIFQLSRQRPAPGYSTLVN from the coding sequence ATGGCTGAGGGTGCTGTCCCGCTTGCGATTGTTGGCATCGGCTGTATATTCCCTCGTGCCCACGGGACTGTGCGTTATTGGTCCCACATCAAAAACGGTGTTGATGCAGTTGGACCTGTGCCTGCCACCCATTGGCAGCCTGAAGACTATTTTGATGGCGATCCCAAAGCACCAGACATGACCTATGCCAAGCGTGGGGCATTCCTGGAGCCTGTCGACTTTTCGCCACAGGAATTTGGGATTTCCCCCAACGATATTGAGGCAATTGACACATCCCAGTTGCTTGGTTTGTTGGCTGCCCGCAAAGCGCTGGATGATGCTGGTTACAATGCTGAGCGAGAATTTGATCGATCGAAAGTAAGTGTTATTCTGGGCGTAACAGGAACGTTGGAACTTGTGATTCCTCTGGGCGCTCGACTGGGCCATCCCAAATGGCGGAAATCACTTCAGGAAGCAGGTGTTGATGAATCAACCGCACAGGATGTCATCGACCGAATTGCCGACAGCTACGTTCCGTGGCAGGAAAACTCTTTCCCTGGTTTGTTGGGTAACGTCGTTGCTGGTCGGATTGCGAATCGATTGAACCTGCATGGCACCAATTGCGTGGTGGATGCTGCATGTGCCAGTTCGCTGAGTGCGATCCACATGGCTGCGATGGAGCTCAGTTTAGGTAAGGCAGATGTTGCTGTAACTGGTGGGATTGACACCTTTAACGACATCTTCATGTACATGTGCTTCAGTAAAACACCTGCACTTTCCAAGACAGGTGATGCCAAACCATTTGATGAAAATGGCGATGGCACCATTCTGGGTGAAGGGTTGGGGGTAGTGGTGCTGAAGAGGTTGGCTGATGCAGAGCGTGATGGTGACCGCGTCTATGCGGTAATTAAAGGCATTGGCACTTCCAGTGATGGCAAAGGCAATGCTGTTTATGCCCCAACGTCTGAAGGCCAGATGCGCTGCTTACAGGATGCCTATCGAACGGCGAATGTCAGTCCAGCTTCAATCGAGCTGATTGAAGCCCATGGCACCGGAACAAGGGTGGGGGATTCTGTCGAGGCAACTGCATTGACGGAGGTCTTTCGTAATGCCACTGACCGATTGGGTTTTTGTGCTCTTGGTTCTGTCAAGTCGATGATCGGTCACACGAAAGCCGCAGCCGGTGTTGCGGGCTTAATCAAAGTAGCGTTGGCTTTGTATCACAAGGTGCTGCCGCCCACGATCAAAGTCACCAGGCCAGTTTCTGTTCTGAATCAGGAATCTCCGTTTTATTTGAATACACAGGCACGTCCGTGGATTACCCAAGGTGGGCAACCTCGTGTCGCAGGGATGAGTGCATTCGGATTCGGTGGGAGTAACTTTCATGCGGTACTAACGGAACATCAAACTGCAAAACAAGCACCTGACTGGGATGGTCAAATCCAGATTTTACCGTTTAGTGCCAATAGTCGTGGTGAACTCCTGACACAGTTGGATCAACTGGCAGCAGAACAGGATTATCAGCGGATCTACCTGCGAGCAAAGGAGTTACGAACAAGGTTTCGTTCCGACTTGCCGCACAGGTTGGTGGTGATTTTGTCCATCGATTCGAATCTGGTGCAGACAGTTGCGAAAACAAAGCAACTTCTTGCAAATCAGTCAGATACGACGAAATTGTGGCTGATAAAAGAAGGGATCTTTTACAGCAATTGCTCTCCAATAGGCAAGTTAGGCGTGCTGTTCCCTGGGCAGGGATCTCAATATCCAGCGATGTTGCGTGACCTTGCTTGTACTTTTCCATGCTGGATTGAAGAACTTTCTCGGTTGGAAGCAAAATGGAACAACCCTGATCGCATGGTCGATGCGATTTATCCAAGGCAAAACTGGTCGCGGGAAGATCGAGATATTCAGGTAGAGAAGCTGAAAGGGACCTTATTCGCCCAGCCATCACTGGGTGTAATGGCTTGGAGCAGTTGGCGAACACTGACCGATTTTGGGGTGCAGTCAGATCAGTTTCTTGGCCATAGTTATGGAGAAGTAGTTGCACTTTGTGCGGCTGGCCGACTGTCTGAAGAAAATCTCTATCGTGTTTCGCTGGCGCGTGCCAATGCAATGGCGAAAGCAACCGCGGAAATACAAGGGGCAATGTGTGCGGTCCATTCCTCAGTTGAGGTAGTAGAAGAAAATGTTGCCGAATTCGTACCACAGGTAGTAATTGCGAATTATAATTCGCCGAATCAGGTGGTGGTTTCTGGCACGGTTGCAGGTATTGCCCAACTGGAAACGAAACTGCAGCGGCAAAAGATTCGTTTTTCCCGACTACCAGTTGCCACAGCCTTTCACAGTGCCTTGGTAGCACCTGCAGCCGAGGTCTTTCGGAGGAATCTGGAAGAAATCGCCATAACTCCTGGTTCAGCAACAGTTTATGCCAACGAGACCGCTATGCCCTATCACCAGGATGGTGGGGAGGCAATTGAACTTTTAGCGCGTCAATTAGCCAAACCAGTGCGGTTCTCCGCTTGCATTGAAAGAATGTACGAAGCAGGAGTGCGTACTTTCCTGGAAGTGGGACCGAATTCGGTTCTTTCTAAACTTACCACACAGATCCTAGCGAACAGGCCAGACTGCCAGGTTGTTGCCCTTGATGGATCGCAAGGAAAAAATCCCCCACTGTGGGATCTGGCGAGCTGTTTGTCCCAGCTTGCAGCCCTGGGTTACTCGGTTGATTTAACAAAGTGGCAGGAAAGTTATCAGCCGGAAGTCACAACTCAACAAGGGTATACGGTAAAAATCTGTGGGGCAAACTACACCAAACCACGCCCGAAACGTCCACCAGTTGCCAGTAAAGAGGTCGCACAAACGAAGCCACTGGTGGTTGAGAAAGTAATTATGAATAATCCCTCATCTTCTCATTTGCCGCACCAAACCGCTGGACCAGCGCCTGCGGTTGTTGCGGAAAGTACATTACAGTTATTTCAGAAAATGCAGGAAGACACTGCCCGACTGCATAAACAATTCCTGGACCACCAACAGGCAGTACTGGCGACTTTTCAGGCACTTGTGTCTGGAGTCCCACCTGCGATTAATGTGCAGCCAATTCAACATTCGAATGCACCAGTTCAGGTGAGGTCGGAAATTTCTGCTCCGGCAGCAATTTCGCCCCCGCCTCCACGTCCTGTGGCGGAACCTATCGCTTCTCCTACGCCTGCACCGAAATTGGTGCCACCCCCAGAGCCTGTGAAAGCCGCACCAAGTTCGTCGGTGATTGGGGATATTCAAACAATTCTGCTATCTGTAGTTGCTGAAAAAACAGGCTATCCCACCGAAATGCTTGATTTGGACATGCACCTTGATGCGGATCTGGGGATTGATTCGATCAAACGCGTTGAAATCCTGTCCGCATTTCAGGAGCGAGTACCCGATGCACCACCTGTTCAACCGGACCAATTAGGGACATTGCAGACTCTTCGTGATGTGATGAACGTGCTGCAAACAGCAGTTCTGCCTGTTAATCAAGGGATTGATCCCACCTCAACAAGTTCGAAGCAGGCACCTAAAGCAGTTGTGTCAACCACCAACATGCAACAGGTATTGCTCTCTGTGGTAGCTGAAAAAACAGGCTATCCCACCGAAATGCTCGAATTAAGTATGCACCTTGATGCAGATCTGGGAATTGATTCGATCAAACGTGTTGAAATCCTGTCTGCGTTTCAGGAACGCGTGCCAAATGCTCCAGCCGTTCAGCCTGAACAACTCGGTGCGTTGCAAACGCTGCAAGACGTTCTGAGTGTATTGCAAGCGAACGAGATGGCTCCAGAACAAAACATGAATGGTGTGCATATCTCACCAACTCCGGGGGTTGGTGAAGATTATTTACAGATACTACTCGATGTGGTGGCCGATAAGACTGGTTATCCGGTTGAAATGTTGCAGTGGGAAATGCACCTTGATGCAGACCTGGGGATAGATTCGATCAAACGTGTTGAAATCCTGTCTGCATTTCAGGAACGAGTGCCAACTTCGAAAGCGGTTGAGCCAGAACAGCTAGGTTCATTGCAAACACTCCAAGATGTTGCCAACGTCCTGAAAGGTCAGATTGCCGATTCCGGGCAACCGCACGAACTCAACGGAGGACCACCTCTCCCTTTCGGCAAACCGCTCGCTGATCAGTCAATCGGCGAGCGGGAAAACAAACATGCTGACCAGTTTGGTAACTCGCCAGTCAACCTGAATCAACTAGTGGCTGGTTTGCAAGTGTTGGAACCGAAATGTCAGCCATTTGATCCGGGGTTAGAACGTGGTAGAGTAAGCCTCCCGCGTGGTGCCACCGTGGTAGTTGTTTGTAATGACGAATCAATTGCTCAGAGCATATCGCAAATCCTTGCTGAACAAGGATTTCAGACGATTTGTCTTGACTGGCAACAACTGGATTCGTTGGAGCCTAACGATTCTATTGCTGGCTTGGTTTTGGTAGCACCCAGTCAATCAGTTCCGCAAATCAACCTGTTGGGCTTTCAATGGTTGCAAAGGTGCGCGGGCTGTCTAAAAGGATCTGCGAAACAATCTGGGGCATTTTTCGCCTGTATCACCACACTAGGTGGGCAATTTGGCTTTAAACATCTCTCGAATACCGATGTAGAGCATGGCGGCTTGCTGGGCATTGTGAAAACAGCTGCTCATGAATTTTCAAACGTGAATTGTAAAGCAATTGATGTTGATCCTACAGTCCTTCAATCAAACATTCGCCAGATCATTGAAGAGTTGTTCTGTTTTGGCCCCATTGAGCTTGGAATTACTGAAGACGGGCTCGTTCACGTGGTAGAAACTCCGCTGGTGTTACCTGCAAGTGTGCCACCTGCAAAGTTACCCCATGGTGCTACCATCATTGTCACTGGCGGTGGGCGGGGTGTTACCACAGAAGCAATTTTCCCAATGGCATGTACGGTTCGCCCAAGACTGATCCTGCTCGGCAGAACGGAACTGGATTCGACCGAACCTGCATGGCTGCAAGAGCTTACGGATGACGCCAGCATCAAAAAGGCCCTCATTCAACACTCACCGACACGCCCCACACCCCGCGAAATTGAAAAACAGTGCACAAGAATCCTGAATCAGCGTACGATACGCCAAAATATTGCGCGATTGGCAGAAGTGTGCACCAGCGTGGAATATATTGCTATCGATGTCTGCAATCGTGCGGATATTCAAAAGGTGGTACGGCAGATACAACACCAGCATGGTGAAGTTGCCGGCATCGTTCATGGTGCGGGTATTCTGCACGACCGAAAAATAGAAGATCTCACCACCGAACAGTTTCAGGCAGTTTACACCACCAAAGTAGATGGATTACAAGCACTCCTCGGTGCGATTGACCCCACAAAGTTGCGACTTCTCATACTGTTTTCATCTTCTACTGCACGTTATGGTCGTACTGGCCAGATCGCGTATGCTGCGTCCAATGAAGTGTTGAACAAAATTTCTCAGCGTACGGCACAAACACTGCCACACTGCCGTACTGTGGCAGTGAATTGGGGTCCGTGGGCAGGTGGGATGGTGAATGAGGGACTGGCGAAACTCTTTGCCAGTGAAGGAATAGGGCTGATCAGTTATTCTCAGGGTGGGGCTGTTTTGCTGGCAGCAAGTTCCTTGCCAGATTTTCCCGCGGAATTGGTCGTGATTGCGGAACCGAATGATGCCAAAGACAAACCACAGAAAAGAACTTTGACACTAGATTGGCAGCGTTCACCTATTCTGCAATCTCATGTGTTGAACGATGTCGCAGTGGTACCGCTGGCAATGCAATTGAACTGGCTCATGCAGCAGACTCAGCAGTTTTCTGCAGCACCTGTACTGATAGAAAACTTTCAGGTGTTGAAGCCAATTCAGGTTTCGCCTGCTCATGAAACTTTGGTGGAACTGGAAATGCAGCCTGCTGCACTGCAACATGGAGCAATTCGAAGTTACTCAGCCACAATATTTTGCGGCAAACAGCTTTTCAGCAGGGCTCAATTACATGTGGGTATTGCTCAACCTGCCGAGTCGGTTTCCCGTTACAAACCAGATCGCCCCACACCTTCGATCAATGAAGTGTATTCAGGGATCCTTTTCCATGGAAAAGGATTACAGGTGATCTCCGAAATTGGTTCTCTTTCACAATTTGGTGCAGAAGCAATTGCAACAAATCCATTTCATGAAACCACATTTGCTGTGAATGACAACAATCGCATTTTTGCGATTGATGCTGCACTACAATTAGTTATCATCTGGACGGCGAAGTATCTGGGTGCACCATCACTGCCGTATTCGATCGGAAAATTCCGCCATTTGACAACTTCATCTGACGTGCAATCATGGCATATACGATTAGAAATTACCCATCGTTCTGCTACCAGTGTGCGTTCAAATATCGATATTCTGGATCCTGAAGGCATGTTACTGATGCAGTTGTATCAGGTAGAACATGTTCTCAATGCCAACTTACAGGAAATCTTTCAGTTGAGTCGACAAAGGCCTGCCCCAGGCTACTCGACTTTAGTGAATTAA
- a CDS encoding PfaD family polyunsaturated fatty acid/polyketide biosynthesis protein, with product MAALISSSNDTSNVSASKESTYENAIKLIRLLDRDIFYNPTTKQLSESSATDSFCAPSIMPDTLGSGHFRQSHHVRYAYMAGAMANGIASENLVISLVSSGMLASFGAAGLSLPRIEQAIDRLQQHLPNDSFAINLIHSPNEQHHERDTVSLFLRKNIRLIEASAYLDITPHLVSYRLKGISRNQLGQVVPRNRVIGKVSRTEVATRFMSPAPERMVNELLQQGEISPTEAELAKYLPIADDVTVEADSGGHTDNRPALTLFPSMLTLRDQLQVKYGYTIPIRVGLGGGISTPLSAAAAFAMGADFLVTGSVNQACVESGSSDLVRGMLADATQADVIMAPAADMFEMGVKVQVLKRGTMFPMRAQKLYELYKSYPEWQAIPSAERVQLEKTVFRKTFEEVWADTKNFFATRDPQQITKAEQNPKHLMALVFRWYLGQSSRWANSGDADRKIDYQIWCGPAMGAFNEWVRGTELQDFQNRKAAIVARNLLYGAALEQRKAHLRALGFPTDQIIDRGPWPDDLINQFFS from the coding sequence TTGGCAGCATTGATCTCAAGTTCCAACGATACAAGCAACGTAAGTGCTTCAAAAGAAAGCACTTACGAAAATGCCATCAAACTGATCCGGTTGTTAGATCGTGATATCTTCTACAATCCAACGACCAAGCAATTATCAGAAAGCAGTGCTACAGACAGTTTTTGCGCACCTAGCATCATGCCTGATACTTTGGGAAGTGGACATTTTCGGCAATCCCACCATGTGCGCTATGCCTACATGGCGGGGGCCATGGCCAATGGGATTGCATCCGAAAATCTGGTGATCTCGTTGGTCTCTTCGGGCATGTTGGCCTCCTTTGGTGCTGCGGGATTGAGTTTGCCAAGAATTGAGCAGGCGATCGATCGCTTACAGCAGCATTTACCGAATGATTCCTTTGCAATTAATCTCATCCACAGTCCGAATGAGCAGCACCACGAGCGAGATACAGTTTCGCTGTTTTTGCGGAAGAACATTAGATTGATTGAAGCATCAGCGTATCTGGACATTACCCCCCATCTGGTAAGCTATCGCCTGAAAGGCATATCTCGTAATCAGTTAGGTCAGGTGGTGCCCCGCAATCGGGTGATTGGAAAGGTGTCTCGCACCGAAGTTGCAACGCGATTCATGTCGCCCGCACCAGAACGAATGGTGAATGAATTGCTCCAGCAGGGGGAGATTTCACCCACCGAAGCGGAACTGGCAAAATATTTGCCGATCGCTGATGATGTGACTGTTGAAGCAGATTCTGGCGGACATACGGACAATCGTCCCGCACTGACGCTGTTTCCATCCATGCTGACCTTGCGCGATCAGTTGCAGGTAAAATATGGTTATACCATACCTATCCGGGTGGGGCTAGGTGGTGGCATTTCTACCCCACTCAGTGCGGCAGCTGCATTTGCAATGGGGGCAGACTTTCTGGTAACTGGCAGTGTTAATCAGGCATGTGTTGAATCAGGTAGTTCCGATCTTGTTCGAGGGATGCTGGCCGATGCGACCCAGGCGGATGTGATTATGGCACCGGCCGCTGATATGTTTGAGATGGGGGTAAAGGTTCAGGTGTTAAAACGTGGGACCATGTTCCCGATGCGTGCCCAAAAACTTTATGAGTTGTACAAAAGTTATCCAGAATGGCAGGCGATACCCTCCGCAGAGCGTGTCCAGTTAGAGAAGACAGTTTTTCGCAAAACTTTTGAAGAAGTGTGGGCAGACACCAAAAACTTTTTCGCGACAAGGGACCCACAGCAGATTACCAAAGCAGAGCAGAACCCAAAGCATTTGATGGCGTTGGTTTTCCGCTGGTATCTTGGACAGTCTTCCCGCTGGGCGAACAGTGGGGATGCGGATCGAAAAATCGATTACCAGATTTGGTGTGGCCCAGCCATGGGTGCATTCAATGAATGGGTCCGTGGAACAGAATTGCAGGATTTTCAGAACCGCAAGGCAGCGATTGTTGCCCGCAATCTGCTGTACGGTGCTGCGCTGGAACAACGCAAGGCTCATCTGCGTGCATTGGGATTTCCAACGGATCAAATTATCGATCGTGGTCCATGGCCCGATGATTTGATCAATCAATTTTTCTCCTGA